The following DNA comes from Bacillota bacterium.
GTCGCTCTGCGGTGTTCAAATCGTACCGGGGATAGAGCTTAGCACTGAGCACAAGGGCACTGAAGTACATGTGTTAGGCTATTTCATTCAGCCTCAGAGAGGTGCCTTGTCGGCCAAGTTAAGACAGTTGCGCGCAGCCCGTCACCGGCGGGCTGTTGAAATACTACGACGACTTCAGAGCCTCGGCTTGCCTCTTAGTTGGGATCAAATTCGAAACCATTTGGCAGGGGATGTTGTGGGCAGGCCCCACATTGCCCGGGCCTTAGTTAACGTCGGTTATGTGCAATCGGTCCAAGAAGCTTTTGACCGCTACTTGAAGCAGGGCCGCCCGGCCTATGTTCCTCGATACAAACTGACCCCTCTGCAAGCGATAAAACTGGTTCATCAGAGCAAAGGCGCAGCTGTATTAGCACATCCTGGCACCCTGTCCGATCCATCGTCGCTAGAAACATTGTTGGAACTTGATTGGCAAGGTATTGAGGTTTTCCATCCTGATCACTCTGATCAGGTAACAGCGGTGTTGCAACACATAGCCCCAAAAAGGAACCTTGTTTGTACTGGCGGCAGCGATTTTCACGGCAATAACCTCGTTGGTCGCAATCTGGGCGCCTGTACAGTTAATAACGCCGCCGTAGAAGCATTAAGAAGAAGATGCCGGTTCTAAATTCTTCCTCTTTAGCAATACACTGTTCCAGGAGGGGGAAAAGAACATGCGCCCGCATCTGGATTTAAACCACAAAGCCTTCACCATATTCTTGACAACTGCCGCTTTTATTTTGTTCTTATGTTTTTACCTGCTTCAGTCGAAGCCAATAGACCCGA
Coding sequences within:
- a CDS encoding PHP domain-containing protein, with protein sequence MDSMADLHVHSTASDGKYTPTNIVALAASLGLSTIALTDHDTVDGLREAQAAGSLCGVQIVPGIELSTEHKGTEVHVLGYFIQPQRGALSAKLRQLRAARHRRAVEILRRLQSLGLPLSWDQIRNHLAGDVVGRPHIARALVNVGYVQSVQEAFDRYLKQGRPAYVPRYKLTPLQAIKLVHQSKGAAVLAHPGTLSDPSSLETLLELDWQGIEVFHPDHSDQVTAVLQHIAPKRNLVCTGGSDFHGNNLVGRNLGACTVNNAAVEALRRRCRF